The DNA window GGGCGACACTGCAAATGGCGCCACTGCTCGTTCCCCAAGCCGGATGAACTCCGGCAAACTAAGTCCATTGTCGCTCCACGTTCATGAAGCTCTCCTCCTGCCTTCTGGTCTGCGCTCTCGCGGCACCGATGCTGCAGGCGTTCCCTGTGCCAGCGGCACGAGGAGAACAGCTTTTAGCCCAGGGAGCGTTGGCGCCACGCACCCCACTGAGTGCCAGTGAGGCCAGTGAAGCAGCAGATGCACTCCTGAAAGCGCTGCAAGCCCGTAACGCCCAGGCTTTGTTTGATCGCCTATCAACGCCACTGCAAAACGCAACCACCGTTGAAGCCGTCAAGGGGCGCTTGAACAAGGCTCATCGCATCAAATCCACCCGTGTTGTGGCGATTTATCCAGGGATCGATGACACCACCGTCGATGTCATTGCCCAAACCGAGCAAGGCAGCAAAGAACTGCTTCTCGTTCTCGACGATGAAGGCAAGCTCGTGGCCTGGAAATGGTTAGGGGAAACGCTGCCGATCGAGACAACCGCTCTGAAATTTGTGCGTGATCTCGACGCACAACGCTGGATTGCAGCTCGCTACTACCTTTCGCTCGATTTTCAAAAAGAAATCTCCCCAGAAGATCTGGAACGTAAGTGGAGCAAATTAAGCCGCGTCCTGGGAGGCGTGAAGCGGATAAAAAATGCTGTCATCTCAAGCAAAGGGGCCGATCAACAACTCGTTTTGGTCACCATTGAATTTGGAACCGTGACCGACAACTTGTTCGTCATCTTCGATGGCCAAGGCCGAATCATCAATGTGGACTTCTCTGAGGATCTGGTCTGATCCCAAAAACTCAGCACATTCCATGCAGCCAAGGCGGGTTTTCCGCTTAAGCTCCCGGGCTAACGAAGACCATCCCCCTGCATGACCGGCGCTGTTCTCGACTGGATGGTTCAGGACAGCCAGAGGCTGGCTGAATGCCGACACGACCATCCCTTCTCTCTTTTGGGGCCCCAACAGCTGGAGTCGGGCCAATGGGTCGTGAGAGCTTGGGTTCCCGAAGCTGAAACCGTTGAGTTGATCCTCAATGGCGAACGCCTATCGATGCAAACGCCTCATCACCCATGGGTTTTTGAGGCCGAATGTTCTCGGGATCCAGGCCATAACTACAAATTGCAGATCCGCCGTGGCGGGATCGAACACGAACAATTCGATCCTTGGGCTTTTCGGCATGAGTGGATGGGCGAGATGGATCGCCACCTCTTTGCAGAGGGCAATCACCATCACATTTGGCGTCGGATGGGAGCCCACCGCTGCCAACAAGGTGGCATTGAAGGTGTGATGTTCTGCCTGTGGGCACCGAATGCACTCACCGTCAGCGTGATCGGAAATCTCAATTCATGGGATGGCCGCTACCACCCCATGCAGCAGAGACTGGGCGGCATCTGGGAGTTGTTCGTTCCTGAGCTTGAGGAAGGACACTTTTACAAATATGAGATCCGCACCCAAGACGGCCACTGTTATCAGAAGGCTGACCCCTATGGCTTCCAGCATGAAGTCAGGCCTGATACCAGCTCAATCGTTAGTCATCTCGACGGATTTCAGTGGAGTGATGACGCCTGGATCAGTAGCCGAGATCGTAGGAACCCTCTCGATCAGCCGATCTCGGTCTACGAGATGCACCTTGGCAGCTGGATTCACGCCTCAGCAGACGATCCATTCATCGAAGCCGATGGAACGCCACGCCCACCGGTGCCTGCGGCCGATCTCAAGCCAGGGGCCCGTCTGCTCACCTACCCAGAGCTTGCCGATCGTCTGATCCCTTACGTCAAAGAGCAAGGATTCAGCCACATCGAATTGATGCCGATCACAGAGCATCCCTTCGATGGTTCATGGGGATACCAAGTCACCGGTTGGTACGCACCCACAAGCCGCTACGGCACTCCCGACGAATTTCGCGCCTTCGTCGATCGCTGCCATGCCGAGGGCATCGGAGTGATTATCGATTGGGTGCCTGGTCACTTCCCCAAAGACAGTCATGGGCTTGCCTTCTTCGATGGCTGCCACCTGTACGAACACGCCGACCCACGGATTGGCGAGCACAAGGAATGGGGGACCCTGATCTTCAATTACAGCCGCAATGAAGTTAGAAACTTCCTTGTTGCCAATCTCGTTTTCTGGTTTGACCAATTCCATATCGATGGCATCCGAGTGGATGCGGTGGCATCGATGCTCTACCGAGATTATTTGCGGCCTGATGGTGAGTGGCTAGCGAACGAACACGGGGGTAGAGAAAACACGGAAGCGGTGCGCTTCCTTCAACAAGCCAATCACGTCCTGTTTGAGCATTTCCCCGGTGCTCTCTCGATCGCCGAAGAATCCACCACTTGGCCCATGGTGACTCAGCCCACAGAGAGTGGTGGCCTGGGCTTCAACCTCAAATGGAACATGGGTTGGATGCACGACATGCTCGATTATTTCGAGCTGGATCCGTGGTTCCGCCAGTTTCATCAAAACAACATCACGTTTTCGATCTGGTACACGTACACCGAAAACTTCATGCTTGCCCTCAGTCACGACGAAGTCGTGCATGGCAAGAGTCATCTTCTGCACAAGATGCCCGGTGATGACTGGCAGAAGTACGCCAACACGCGGGCCTTACTGGCCTACATGTGGACGCACCCAGGCAAGAAAACGATCTTCATGGGCATGGAGTTCGGCCAACGTGCTGAATGGAACGTGTGGGGAGATCTCCAGTGGGATTTGCTGAACTACGAGCCGCACGCGGGCGTGCACCGAATGGTGAGAGAACTAAATGCGCTCTATAAAAAAGAGCCTGCTCTCTGGCAGGACGATTTTGATCAGTACGGCTTCCAGTGGATCGATTGCAATGACAATCGCCATTCCGTGATCAGTTTCATGCGCCGAGAAAGCACAAGTGGCTCCTGGCTTGTGGTCGTGGCCAACTTCACCCCCCAAAGCCATTCCCATTACAGGGTGGGAGTTCCCATCTCTGGCTTCTACGAAGAGATCTTCAATACGGATGCTGCCAAATACGGCGGCAGCAATCTTGGAAATCTTGGTGGCAAGCCCTCCGATGAGTGGGGCATCCATGGTTACGACAACTCCCTAGATCTCTGCCTGCCACCGCTCAGCCTGATGGTGTTTAAGCACGACCCCAAAAAAAGTTTGGCTGAAGTCTCCGTCAAAGAGAGTGCTTAGGTTCAGGTGATGTGACAAAACTGCCCGGATCGCCGTAAAACACAGCGTTTTGGTCAGTTTCGTCAGGTAGGTTGCCGCCTTGATCTGCACGCATTCATGAGCGAGACCCTGCCCCTACTGCTCCGTGCCGCCCGCGGAGAAGCGGTAGAGCGTCCTCCTGTCTGGATGATGCGCCAGGCAGGTCGCTACATGAAGGTCTATCGCGACCTTCGCGATCGCCACCCAAGCTTCCGTGAACGATCTGAGAACCCGGATCTCTCCTATGAGATTTCGATGCAGCCGTTCAAGGCCTTCCAGCCGGATGGGGTGATTCTGTTTTCAGACATTCTGACCCCACTTCCTGGCATGGGGATCGAGTTCGACATTGTTGAGAGCAAAGGCCCTCAAATTGGCGATCCGATCAGGAGCCTCAGTCAAGTTGAAGCTCTGAGACATCTTCAACCTGAAGAAAGCATGCCGTTTGTGGGCGAAGTGCTTGGCCGCCTGCGCAGCAGTGTTGGCAATCAGGCTGCCGTCCTCGGGTTTGTAGGGGCACCCTGGACCCTTGCGGCCTACGTCGTGGAGGGCAAAAGCAGCAAGAACTATGCGGTCATCAAAAAGATGGCCTTTCAGGAGCCAGCACTCCTGCACAAACTCCTCGATCACTTCGCGACATCGATTGCCACCTACCTCCGCTATCAAATTGATTCCGGAGCCCAGGTCGTACAAATGTTTGACTCCTGGGCCGGGCAACTCAGCCCCGCCGATTACGACACCTTTGCTGCGCCGTATCAGAAAAAAGTTGTCGATCTCGTCAAACAAACGCATCCCGACACCCCCTTCATCCTTTACATCTCTGGAAGTGCCGGGGTCTTAGAGCGAATGGGTCGCACAGGTGTCGACATCATTTCTCTGGATTGGACGGTGGACATGGCTGAAGGACTTGCGCGCCTTCCTGACCACATCGGCGTCCAGGGCAACGTGGATCCAGGACTGCTCTTTGGCACACCTGAGGCCATTCGCGATCGCATCGATGATTGCGTGCGCAAGGCCCGTGGCCGCCGCCACATCCTGAACCTGGGCCATGGAATTCTGCCTGGAACGCCTGAGGAGAACGGCCGCGCTTTCTTTGAAGCCGGCAAGACCGTCATGGATCGAATCGGGGGGGCTGATTGATCCAGGCACCCGAACGAATCCTGATTACCGGCGCTAGTGGTTGCGTCGGCCAGTACACAGCAGCTTGGCTACTGGAAAATTCTGATGCCGAGTTGCTGCTTTGGCTGCGTGATCCAGCCAAACTTTCGGCGATCTCAGCGGATCAACCGCGTGTACGCCTGTTAATCGGTGATCTTCGAGAAACAGACCGATTTGCCAGCGAACTCTCCACTGTGACCAGGGTGATTCATACGGCCACCGCATGGGGAGATCCTGAACGTGCCCACCAGGTCAATGTTGTTGCCGTCAAGCGGATGCTGGCCCTGCTGAATCCAGCCGTCGTAGAGCAAATCATCTACTTCTCTACCGCCAGCATTCTCGATCGTTCGTTGCAGCCGCTCCAGGAAGCCCTGGCCTACGGCACCGAATACATTCAAACCAAGGCGCAATGCTTGAGGGAGCTGGAACAACACCCCTTGGCTGAACGCATTGTGGCCGTGTTTCCAACATTGGTCTTCGGCGGAAGGGTGGATGGAACAAGCCCCTTCCCCACGAGTTACCTCACGGAAGGCCTAGCAGAAGCCAGCAAATGGTTATGGCTGGCTCGCTGGCTGAGAGCCGATGCCAGCTTTCATTTCATCCATGCGGCTGACATTGCAGCCATCTGCGGAATCCTGGCGACCACGCCTCATCAACCGAATCCAGAACCTGGCCAGGGACCCGTCCGCAGACTTGTGATGGGGCAACCATGGATCAGCGTGAACGATGCTGTTGCCACCCTCTGCCGCTGGAGAGGTGTTTCACGAACTCCTGGGATCCCCCTTTGGAGCTGGCTGATTGAAGGCTTGATCAAGATCCTTCCGATCGAAATCAACGCATGGGATCGCTTTTCCATCCACCAGCGCCACTTCGTTCATGATCCCGTCACCCAGCCTGAACGCTTTGGAGGTCGCAGCCATGGACCAGACCTTGAAACAGTTCTGATGGATTCGGGCCTTCCACACCGTGGAAGCATCTGAACAGCGTTAAACTGATCGCAGTGTTTATGAGCTCATGATCAGCCGTTTGCGTTCTCTCCTCTCAGCCGCGATTGCTTTCGCTCTCGTTCTCGGGTTAGGTGTTGGCACAGCCAACGCTGCCACTGTTGAAGTGAAGCTCGGTACAGATTCCGGAATGCTGGCTTTCGAGCCAAACACTCTGAATATCAAAACGGGTGACACAGTCAAATTCGTCAACAACAAGCTGGCCCCCCACAACGCCGTGTTTGATGGCCATGACGAACTGAGCCACAGCGATCTTGCGTTTGCTCCCGGCGAGTCATGGGAAGAGACCTTCACTGAAGCTGGAACCTTCGACTTCTACTGCGAGCCACACCGTGGCGCCGGCATGGTTGGCAAAGTCATCGTTGAATGATCGTTTAGATCAGCAGTTGAACACAAGTCCGGTGAGCGTTTTAACAGATGCGCACCGGGCTCTTTTTTTGTCCCCTGAAATGGATAGGGTTTAAGAAAGTCACGCCGATGGTGATGCTTAATCCCATTTCCCTGTTTGCTTTGATGCTCTGCATCAGCCTCAACCTCTTGGGAGTCTCGCCTGCATTTGCGGCCAGCACTCCTGCCGTTGACCTCGATCATGGTGGCCAACTGTTTTCAGCCAATTGTGCTGCCTGTCATATGGGCGGTGGCAACGTGATCAGTGCCTCCAGAACCTTGAGTCAAAGTGATCTGCAAGCGCATCTCAATGAGTACGGCGACGATCACATCGAGGCCATCGAGCACCAAATTGAAAACGGAAAAAATGCGATGCCCTCGTTTGTAGGGAAGTTGAGCGAACAAGACATCATTGATGTGGCTGCCTACGTAGAACTGAAGGCTGAAAAGGGCTGGCAACGATGAGCCGAGAGGGTTGGAAAGACTTTTTGCACGCTGCAGAACGAAGTCCCGCTCTTCAGCGTGAGCTCAACGCCTGCAAGGAAACACAAGACATCATTCAGATTGGCAAGCGGCTTGGTTTTGCCTTGTGCTTGGACGACCTCAACCATGACGCGCAAGCCGAAGCCATTGGCAAGTGGTTCGAGCAAAGCACAATCCAATAATCAGCAAAACCACCACGTCACATCCTAAAAATCTCGGCCTTAGAGTCATTAGGTATTAAGGACATCAAGACGTTGATCAAAGCGAATGCAATGACCAGCGAACAGTTGGATCGTGTGATTGAGATGGCCTGGGAAGACCGCACACCATTCGAGGCGATTGAATATCAGTTTGGTCTCATGGAGAAAGATGTGATCAGCTTGATGCGACAAACCTTAAAACCAGGATCCTTCCGTAGCTGGCGTCAACGCGTTTCAGGCCGCAAAACCAAGCATGCGGCCACCAGCCGTTCCAACCGCTTTAAAGCAGCCTGCCACCACTAAGCAACACCGCAAATTCAATCCTTTGATTGATTGCTTGAGCGACTCGCAATCTTGGCATCTGCCCAACGTGAGAAAAAATAAACGGCAATAAACATCGGCAGGTAAGCAACCCACATATTGTCTAGCTCCAGTCCGC is part of the Synechococcus sp. WH 8016 genome and encodes:
- a CDS encoding DUF3887 domain-containing protein — encoded protein: MKLSSCLLVCALAAPMLQAFPVPAARGEQLLAQGALAPRTPLSASEASEAADALLKALQARNAQALFDRLSTPLQNATTVEAVKGRLNKAHRIKSTRVVAIYPGIDDTTVDVIAQTEQGSKELLLVLDDEGKLVAWKWLGETLPIETTALKFVRDLDAQRWIAARYYLSLDFQKEISPEDLERKWSKLSRVLGGVKRIKNAVISSKGADQQLVLVTIEFGTVTDNLFVIFDGQGRIINVDFSEDLV
- the glgB gene encoding 1,4-alpha-glucan branching protein GlgB — protein: MTGAVLDWMVQDSQRLAECRHDHPFSLLGPQQLESGQWVVRAWVPEAETVELILNGERLSMQTPHHPWVFEAECSRDPGHNYKLQIRRGGIEHEQFDPWAFRHEWMGEMDRHLFAEGNHHHIWRRMGAHRCQQGGIEGVMFCLWAPNALTVSVIGNLNSWDGRYHPMQQRLGGIWELFVPELEEGHFYKYEIRTQDGHCYQKADPYGFQHEVRPDTSSIVSHLDGFQWSDDAWISSRDRRNPLDQPISVYEMHLGSWIHASADDPFIEADGTPRPPVPAADLKPGARLLTYPELADRLIPYVKEQGFSHIELMPITEHPFDGSWGYQVTGWYAPTSRYGTPDEFRAFVDRCHAEGIGVIIDWVPGHFPKDSHGLAFFDGCHLYEHADPRIGEHKEWGTLIFNYSRNEVRNFLVANLVFWFDQFHIDGIRVDAVASMLYRDYLRPDGEWLANEHGGRENTEAVRFLQQANHVLFEHFPGALSIAEESTTWPMVTQPTESGGLGFNLKWNMGWMHDMLDYFELDPWFRQFHQNNITFSIWYTYTENFMLALSHDEVVHGKSHLLHKMPGDDWQKYANTRALLAYMWTHPGKKTIFMGMEFGQRAEWNVWGDLQWDLLNYEPHAGVHRMVRELNALYKKEPALWQDDFDQYGFQWIDCNDNRHSVISFMRRESTSGSWLVVVANFTPQSHSHYRVGVPISGFYEEIFNTDAAKYGGSNLGNLGGKPSDEWGIHGYDNSLDLCLPPLSLMVFKHDPKKSLAEVSVKESA
- the hemE gene encoding uroporphyrinogen decarboxylase — its product is MSETLPLLLRAARGEAVERPPVWMMRQAGRYMKVYRDLRDRHPSFRERSENPDLSYEISMQPFKAFQPDGVILFSDILTPLPGMGIEFDIVESKGPQIGDPIRSLSQVEALRHLQPEESMPFVGEVLGRLRSSVGNQAAVLGFVGAPWTLAAYVVEGKSSKNYAVIKKMAFQEPALLHKLLDHFATSIATYLRYQIDSGAQVVQMFDSWAGQLSPADYDTFAAPYQKKVVDLVKQTHPDTPFILYISGSAGVLERMGRTGVDIISLDWTVDMAEGLARLPDHIGVQGNVDPGLLFGTPEAIRDRIDDCVRKARGRRHILNLGHGILPGTPEENGRAFFEAGKTVMDRIGGAD
- a CDS encoding NAD(P)-dependent oxidoreductase, with the translated sequence MIQAPERILITGASGCVGQYTAAWLLENSDAELLLWLRDPAKLSAISADQPRVRLLIGDLRETDRFASELSTVTRVIHTATAWGDPERAHQVNVVAVKRMLALLNPAVVEQIIYFSTASILDRSLQPLQEALAYGTEYIQTKAQCLRELEQHPLAERIVAVFPTLVFGGRVDGTSPFPTSYLTEGLAEASKWLWLARWLRADASFHFIHAADIAAICGILATTPHQPNPEPGQGPVRRLVMGQPWISVNDAVATLCRWRGVSRTPGIPLWSWLIEGLIKILPIEINAWDRFSIHQRHFVHDPVTQPERFGGRSHGPDLETVLMDSGLPHRGSI
- the petE gene encoding plastocyanin, with product MISRLRSLLSAAIAFALVLGLGVGTANAATVEVKLGTDSGMLAFEPNTLNIKTGDTVKFVNNKLAPHNAVFDGHDELSHSDLAFAPGESWEETFTEAGTFDFYCEPHRGAGMVGKVIVE
- a CDS encoding c-type cytochrome; amino-acid sequence: MLNPISLFALMLCISLNLLGVSPAFAASTPAVDLDHGGQLFSANCAACHMGGGNVISASRTLSQSDLQAHLNEYGDDHIEAIEHQIENGKNAMPSFVGKLSEQDIIDVAAYVELKAEKGWQR
- a CDS encoding Nif11-like leader peptide family natural product precursor, whose protein sequence is MSREGWKDFLHAAERSPALQRELNACKETQDIIQIGKRLGFALCLDDLNHDAQAEAIGKWFEQSTIQ
- a CDS encoding TIGR03643 family protein; this translates as MTSEQLDRVIEMAWEDRTPFEAIEYQFGLMEKDVISLMRQTLKPGSFRSWRQRVSGRKTKHAATSRSNRFKAACHH